One genomic window of Bradyrhizobium sp. B124 includes the following:
- a CDS encoding glutathione S-transferase family protein translates to MPEMLTLWGVGTSRTIRAHWALHELGLDYHCKPILPRSGETKTPEYTLLNPRQKIPLLQDGDFTIGESAAIVAYLARHYSNPNMSLVPVEERDFARWLEWCFFIVAELDSTSLYVMRRHDVQGLAHIYGHAPDVVVKAAEYFRQQLRHVEVALSDGRQYLMGDQFTSADILLTTCLVWAIDYGVGVCEVATPYLDRVTARPAYTESVAINTVKS, encoded by the coding sequence ATGCCGGAGATGCTGACGCTATGGGGGGTGGGAACATCGCGGACGATCCGGGCCCATTGGGCGTTGCACGAACTGGGGCTGGACTATCACTGCAAGCCGATCCTGCCGCGCTCCGGCGAGACCAAGACGCCGGAATACACCCTGCTCAATCCGCGGCAGAAGATTCCCCTGCTGCAGGACGGCGACTTCACGATTGGGGAGAGTGCGGCCATCGTCGCCTATCTGGCGCGCCATTACTCCAACCCGAACATGTCGCTCGTTCCCGTCGAGGAGCGCGACTTTGCGCGATGGCTGGAATGGTGCTTCTTCATCGTGGCCGAGCTCGACTCGACCAGCCTCTATGTGATGCGCCGCCATGACGTCCAAGGCCTCGCCCACATCTACGGCCATGCTCCGGACGTCGTCGTGAAAGCGGCCGAGTATTTTCGCCAGCAGCTCCGCCATGTCGAAGTCGCCTTGTCGGACGGCCGCCAATATCTGATGGGCGATCAGTTCACCAGCGCGGATATCCTGCTGACGACCTGCCTGGTATGGGCGATCGATTACGGTGTCGGTGTCTGCGAGGTCGCAACGCCCTATCTCGATCGCGTCACGGCACGGCCGGCCTACACGGAAAGTGTCGCGATCAATACCGTGAAGAGCTGA